One Strix aluco isolate bStrAlu1 chromosome 19, bStrAlu1.hap1, whole genome shotgun sequence genomic window, CCTACTAaaattttttaagacaaaaaactAACCTGGAAAATGTCCCACAAGTCCCTTTTTGATATTCAATGGAATATTGTTGTATTGCTTCTATTCTCACTTTAACAAAGTAGGACAGTCCTTAAAATGAGACACTCAAGAGCTACCAGACTAAGGATAAGTCAGCTCTTGATGCTATCAAACTGGGATAAACACATTTATGCACACTAAGTTTAACCAAAAAGGTGCATTTAATCCACATCAATTTTGTATGTTGTAAAATTGTAATAggattttttaaatcttcaaagcCTTTTTATAAAGTAGGTAAATCCAAAGTATTACATTTTACAACTCAGTTTATCAAAGCTCCTTTAGATTAAGTTAAGGTTTAATATAAGACAACATGTTCAAACAGAAAGTAGAAACAACTTAGTCCATTTTGAATGTGGAAAAGCCTCTAAATGCTGAACTTGTTCtaagataatttcttttaaatcatCTTTTGATTTTAGAGAAGCCATCCATCATATACTGATCTTACACACATccttttctttaagaaatcagGTCACATTTGATCACATTTTATGGAACTATACATTTAGGCATGTGAAAGTGAATTTAAAAATAGAGACCATAGACTATAGCTGCCAGTGAAGTCCAGCCAGTAATTGGCTACAATCAGTACAAATATACACAGCTATGAATAGAGAAAGAGGTTTTACACACTagaaaagtataattttaaatatctaactgaaaaacaatgagaatttttttaaagatgtgttcATGCAATCTGATACACAAAATAGAATTTTTACCAGCTCAGAACACAAAATACGACGGGAAAAGTTATATTGAGTTgtaaaaagtaattcagaaaaattcTTATGACTCAACAGTCCCATCTCAAGTCCTCAAACTCCAGAGCTCAAGCAAACATTTTCACTTATATGCAAGCTCTTATTTCACCAGCCAAGGTCATGCTGGACAGGAAGAGATCACTTCAAAGAAACTTTAATAATGACAActtctggaaataaatggaaaacatcAACATTGCAGATAACCCTGAGTTGTAAATTTTCACATGGTTCTTTTTACTTCATGTGTGCTTTGTTATACTGCCAGGAACAGATTCAGTTGCGGATTCATCTCAGCCTACTGTCTGCCACAGAGCTATTTTGGACACCATTTTCCTTCCCTAATTATGAGTAGGTCAGAGAGGTCACATGCCAGTGCGTTGAAGGAGGTTAAGACTGACAAAGTGCCTCCTACTGGCATTTTAACAGGAGCTTCACGCTGTAAAGCGTAGACTGGACTAACCATGCAGTGGGATAGGGTGGGAAATACCTGCTGTCATACTAGATTTCTTGCTCAGCAAGATGCAtcagaatatgtattttaaattaacagGTTTTCTGGTATCTTAAAAATAGCAGCtgactttcttttccctttctccaatAAAAGTTTGTGGGCAGAAGAAAAGAAGCCCTTGACTTGTCTAAAATTCTTCCTCCCTTGTTAAATATTTATAGTTCTGAACACTCAGACACAAACACCACAGGGAGAATAGACAACCTAGGCCTTGTGCACCAGGGTGTCACGGCACACGAACTCTAGCAGAACAGCTTACAGGCTGTGAAGGAGCCCAGAACACATCAACAAGCTGTCAGAATATTCAAATACACCTGTGCAGGCATCAGAACTTCAGGACAGAGACTACCTTCTCGGTGACAGCTGTCAGCACCATGGCATGGGTCATCATCGATTCTCCAAAGATTAATCGTTCCGCTTTGTTCATGTTTTTGACGGAGACGCCAAACACCAGCTCATGATTAAATCTATTGGAAAGCCACATAAACAATATCAAAAAGGACGCAGGGAGGATTCCCACTAGTAAATCAGGGAATCAGTAGACAGCACTGTCCCAGAAGCCAGTGCACAGGCGTACAACTATTTGTAGTGTCAGAACAACTGCAAAAAATGATCCCCATAGAAGTTCCTCTCACTAGATATTAGACAATTCAAATGAGGAAGAATATTTAACAAGCCCTTGTTAAATCTTTAAAGGATTCAGATTTTAGCAAACAAGTTAAAAATTTCTGTTGCTGCTGAATTACTTAAATACACTGTTTTGGGGTATATAATCCAAAATATGGATAAATTAGTTTCTTAAGCAGATAAAGGACTGTTTAATTCCTAGCCAAATGTCCCAAATTGTACCGTTTTGATTTTTCTACTTACATATTCACATCATTGATTCCCAGCTTGCCATAGAAGTGCTTTGCAACATCACAGCCAAACCACACAGCCTACAAATAGAAGGAAGAGTCATGTCTAGGCCACACCGCAGTGAGTTTTACATTACAAGAGCTGCACCATGACATCCACGAAGAGAAACCAAACAAACCTCGCCATCTTTAATAGATGCTGCAGCTAATTTTTTCAAGACATCAACAGGCTGGTTGTTGTAGAGcgttttccttcctcctgccatGTTACCCAGGTACTCCACTGTATACAGCCTGTTGTATGGATTCTGAGGTCGAGGATCATTCACTAGACAAATCTGCCAAAAACCAAGATGTTGTAAATTAAGGTGCAACTTACCTGAAATCTTTGAGAAGTGAATCTAGATGGATTTCAGAGAACTGCTTTTGTCCCAGGTAGCTGTCTGTCCCATTACTATACAAGCCACTTGGCTGAAATACCTgttttttataacattttgtttgtttgttgtttaagTTCACCTCCTAACTGCAGCACAGCAGGTTTGCATGTTATTCCTGCTCTCTAATGGCTGTCTTATGGCATTTTATAACTGATGAGATCATTACATATTTTATCATTACAAAAGCATCATGGAAATGCAGTGCAAGATCACAGCTAATTAAAGGGTAGAGCACAAACAGGAGAATGGGGACAATAAACATAGGGGCCACCTTTGAGTTGTGGGAGCAGTACCCACATGGTGCAGTTACGGGGGTGGACAGTACACCTGCAACAGTGGAAAATATGTGACTTAACAGCTAAAAAAGGTCTTAGGAAGCTACTGCCTTTCAGCACCCCCAACCTTGTCCTCCATGTTGAAGTAAGGCTTCACGTGCTCATTGTAGAACTGGACCGGTGTCACAGGGCCATATTTGTGGTAGTTCTTCTCCTTATCCCGGAACTCCCAGCAGAAGGTCTCCGGAGGGTTGCCCAGGCAAGTACTCACTATTCTGAATACCTGCCCAGAGAAGCACACACCTGTGAACTTGCTGAAACAGGCAGGTCTGCCTCTCCTACCACAGCAATGCCACTGATGAATGGATTTCTCCATGggagaaacaactgaaaaatggGATCTTAACACTCACCTTTCAAGAACATGAATAAACGTACACAcatgaattattttcattcagCTCTGGAAATCTAGGTGTTTCAACAGTTCAATCTGAAAGGCCCCAGGAAAATCAACAGAATCTCTCTCCATTCTCACACCCTACATTCTCAGGTAAACCATCAGGCAAAACACTGCCTACACCTCACAGCATGGGGAGAAGGCAAGCTTAAGGCTGAACATAAACATTCCAGGTTATCCTaggaaagcagcagccaaaaGCAAAAGCCAATGCACTGCCCAGTCTCATTCCCATGTTTTGTAATTCTGAAGCTCCAACAAGATAGTTTCTCTTGCACTGGGAAAGTATCAGACTGATTCTAGAAAGGCTTAAGCATTCAGCATCACCTGCTCCACCAGGTGGTTTGCCCCACACAGAGACAAACCATGTAATACACATACAGCAGAGGATTTTATCCCAGTATTTCCCCTGTACTAACCCCTTTTTTCCTGCAATGCCCATTCGGATTTCAAAAATGGGCCTTTGCTTCTTTTCAAAAGCCTAGAATAATCTTCTTGTTGAATGTACTAAGACAGACTGTTTCAGTTTAGGGTTGAGCTGGCAGGTTACATAATTTAATTCAAGATTCCTGCCTGCTGACCATGACATCCTCTGCAGCTGGCAGCTTCCTATTGATTTTTAGCACAAGAAGTTGACCAGATTTCAAGTCATCAGCCTCCCTATAAATCAGAATATGAAACTGCACTTAAGGATCACTACTGTACTTTCTCACAAGGCTTATCAAAATGTGCTAACTCATAGGCAGTGCAACCAGATGACTGTCTTTAGGGATATTTAGCAGGACCTGCCACAGGTACTCTGGGGACAGAGAATTCAATCATAAACAGGTCTGAATCTGTTTTACTTCAGCTGACACTGGTTGACTTCAGTTCTATCCACATCCTGAGCACAAGACAAGTCTTTTCCTTGCAAGGAACCAACAGGTTACTTAAGAGAAGGGGAAGTCAAATCTCAACTGCACCTTCTGCAGGAGGACCCCATGCCTGTGGTTTGTGCCAGCTTTCCTAGGCTGTCAGTCTTGACACCTTCCTCTCGCTGACTTTTCACAGGAGGAGACACAATACCTTCCCCAAAGCTAACTTACTCTTTCTGGAGCTAGTTGAGCTGATTTACATGGATCCTAAGGCTCCACAAGAACTAGCTTTGTGCTAGTGGGCACTTTGTGCTGATGGCAAAAAGAGTGCAGTGTTCATGCTAAGTAACATTTGGCTGTGCACAAAATATAAAGGTGGTCTTGCTCCAAGCAATTTAATATGACCAGTGAAGAGATTAATTATGGGTTGAAACAAGGCTGTGGCTTAATGTTTTTAGTGGAAGAACTCACACATTTATTCCTCAATAAATGTTAAAGAGCAAATGTAAATCCCTAAACtactataaatatttaattttgcacAGACTGCACAAAAGGTAGCATTATCTGTGGATACACCCACATTACCTCAGACAACCCCAAGTGGTGAGAGATGAGGctatgaaaacaaagtaaaaaagaaaaacgCCTAAAAAGAAGAGCAACAACCAAGCAGGCTCCAAAGGAAAATGGTGGAGACAGAAGTCTCAAGTTAACAGAGGCAGTGGAGCCTGGGAAGAGTCTCCCTCAATTGTTTTGCCACCACACCCATCACAGGCCATCTCTTAGTATCTCAGAAGCTTCCTctatcaataaataaaataagcagaTGTATTTAAACTAAAAGGTGACTTATATCACTCTAGCGACAACTAGAACCGAGATAAGGCAAAAATATAGAGGCTTGTgctaaaaaccaaaatgaatgagGAGGGGAAAGGACACTCCTGATAAAGAGGAGTCTACAAAGGAGAacagtaaaggaagaaaatttcaaTCCCAGGCACTGTACTGGTTTCAACTTCTGACCTGCTGTGCACTGGTTTGATAAGAAGAATGTTTATACAGTTCTGGAGTGAGTATTTAATCTTGTGTTCCAGTACAACTGCCCCATTTTAGCTAGAGCACTGCCTCCCAGCATGAGTGAACCAAGATTTGATATGCAAATAAAACTtcacagaacaaaaccaagttCTTCTTTGCCCCATACAAAAATAGATGCAATGCCACTTAATACATACAAACACAAGAAATAACAGTGGTCTCAAGACCTTTGAAATTAAGTGTTTTTAAAGTATCCAAGAGAGGTGCAATTGCACATTTCAACTATAATGTTTATTGAAAGTAAATCCACTTAAGCTGCAAACCACTATTACTGCCACAAGAGGAAACACTGTGTTAACTTCAGAGAATTAAGCACACCCTTTCTACAGAACAAATTGCAATCAGTTAATGAGCCTTTAATGCTGGTTCCAGGATCCCTGGTCAGAGGGCAAGAGGCTCTAAACAAACAAAGAGACATTTTGCAGTGCACTGTGTGTCATTGCCCTACCAGTAAGAAGCTTTTGATGTCTGCTGTAAAATCCTCCAAGGACTTTTGGACACACACACTGGATGTAAGTTACATTAATACACTTTTGAACTAAGTGCTGACTGGCAACATACTGGGGTAGGCTCAAAGCACCCAATTACTGTTGATCTTAAGGCATACATTTCACAAAAGTTTTAATTTCAATAATATAATGCAAGGAACACAAATCAGTTTTTTAATCTAACCTTAAAATTAGATTAAGAGCTACAGGTTTTTACATTAAGTGCAAAGATGCATTTCCAACAACCAAACCAACACATTAATACTTGGATATTAATGGCACTGCTGATGCTTTACAGAAACAGCCCAAGATAGGTTCTAATACTGATGCTTACTGGACTGCAGAAAAACTAACACACATCCAAAACATTTGATTTCTTGAGTCATCTAAAGACAGACATTAAGATCACTGGGTTACTTTGCATTGTAtgtttgagaaacaaatgaaattttttttccaaacaaaatgcACACACTTGGTCAACCTAAAACATCCTGAACTTTAAACATTGGGTTTGGCTATTTAAGAATCAAGTATGAGGACTACTGAATGAGAAAAACAACATATGTCACTGTCATATTCAGTGTGACCAGATGGAGGGGCAGCACCACACTCACACTACACACTGCTGTTTTGAGTTAATTCACACAGTCAGAAACAGATGCTGCGAttccctcctctgctgccccAGTATCAGACCACAGCTGGATTCAGCCCTGTGTTCAGCTCACATCTTCTCCATAGTGCAGAGAACTcccttttgttgttcttttctgCTCTCTTGTGGGGAATTTCTGTAACAACACTTGTGCTGATTTTGCACTCAAAGCCATCAGAATGCAATTTTCAACCTGCCTCTTTCCTGCTTCTTATAAAAGCCTGGTAGGACACTATTTTCATCTCTCAAGATACAAAATGCTGCTTTCCTACAGAAAGGGGTAAATGTCTCTGTAAAAATGTCATAGCTCTGGAATTTGTAAGCTCAAGATACTTCTCTGGAAGTATTAGAAAACTCAGAATGAGATAAGCAATAATAAGCACTTAAAATTCACTCAAATACCTTCAAGTACACTGCCAGACAACACATTCCTagtcaggaaaacaaaagacacTTGTTTTGGCTGATCCAATAGCTATAGAACAAGAGTAAGCAAGAAACCTCATCCATTCTAGCCTTGTGTGCCAAGAGGATTCATGCCACAGGTATATTTACCTCTTCTATCATCGTATCCATTGCAGCACAAAGTTCTCCTTTCATTGTTCCACTTTCCACCATATTTCTTAGCCGCAAACAGTATTCTCTCATCTGTttaaagagaaagtaattttattatAAGGGTATGAAAGGTGCCACCTAACCAGATAGAAGTCCCGAAAACTGTTTCTAGCACCTATTTTatacttcaaaatgaaaagaaaatcccttTCAGAAGGCTTTGTTAGataatgattctttaaaaaaatatcaagataATTGAatgattgaaaagaaaaaggtcacAAAGAAGTAATCTGAAATTAAATAGTTGCAACTCAATTACTATTTTCCAACCATTTATTTGAAGCTTACAGCCATTTCTGTTCCATAACTGATGCCGCAACATCCATACACATCACCACCTCTGTGACTCAGAGAACAAACTGTCTTcatactgtaaaattattttgcaattcTAATGCATAATTGATCTCCTGGTTGATAAAAAGAATGGAGCATTTCCCCACTGCATGCAGAATTGCAGTAAGAGTAGCACATGCTTCCCATTACTGTCACCATCCATAAGGCCAGGACCACTGAGTGGGGCTCCCTCAAGACCAGCTGTTTTGCGATGTTCGAGACTAGAATAACATTAACACCATTCATAACGTCTAAGCTCATTCCAgcacatattttacatttttaatgtggaTTTCAGCAGGCAGTTTTCCCTGAGCATGTAGTGTaggaacttgaaaaaaaaagctcactgTAAAAAATGCTTTAATTGCCTTTATATCTAGCTACCTACACTAGCATCTTCccagattaatttatttctgtagttCAGGGAGCAAGCTCACACCTTCCTTCAGACAAAGCTGCACACTTCTATACTGAAAGCTGATTTTTAAgattcagtgttttgaaaatatatttttatcttttccatcaAATTTGGCAGTAATCTCTAGAAACCTTGGCATACTGGTAGATGAAATATTGAGGGGGTGGAAAGAAGTCACCTAGAGGCCAAGTGCTGGATTTGCACAAACAGACTTCATGAGCCACATATCAAGAATTAACTTTTTGAAATTTGAGGATTAGAAACAATTGCTACTGAAACCATGTAGTTTCAAGCTACTGAAGCCTGGCAATGACCATCTTCCACAGATACACCTTCCCACCCCATATTTCAGGATTAGCACAAGACTTTGCTGAGACTTTAGGCTGCTTTTTGAATAAAAAACACACTTTTCTGAATAAAGAAATGCACTTAATACTTTGGTCAATAAAGATAAATTAAGGTGGCTAGGAACACTTGGAGCAGGTTCATTCCCATCCCCTCTCCTTAATTATATCATCTATATCAATTTACCTTATGGTTCAAGATCTCGTTCATCCTTCTGGTAGCTTCTGTGGTATGAGACTCAGGGAAGTATTTCTTGGGGACAACACCATacttttctaaaagcaaataataaaactATGGGTTAGCAATTGTCTTTTCCACACAGCAGATGCTAGTGATTCCACTTACACTCATGTAAAAAAAATAGTTGGTTTTTGTGCAGAGATTATAAGTGAAAGTCTCTTATTTAAAGTTACAAGTATTCAAgattacattttaatttgtgaCTGAATCTTGACCTCTGAGCTGCATTCCACAGGAGTCCTGAAAGGTGGAACCCCTGAACTGCTCAGTATCACTTAATTCAACACTTAAGAGAGAGTTCTAAACTAATTAGTGCTTTTTAAGAAGCTCTTTTCACCAGAAGAACACACCTGATTACTT contains:
- the BLMH gene encoding bleomycin hydrolase, whose product is MNARGLSTEKAAAFTRRLRAEPQFLLAQNVATCNDPLEVCLQRQVVQDTVQVFQHAVPAEGKPVTNQKNSGRCWIFSCLNAMRLPFMKKYNIEEFEFSQSYLFFWDKVERCYYFLNAFVETAQKKEPVEGRLIQFLLSNPTNDGGQWDMLVNIIEKYGVVPKKYFPESHTTEATRRMNEILNHKMREYCLRLRNMVESGTMKGELCAAMDTMIEEVFRIVSTCLGNPPETFCWEFRDKEKNYHKYGPVTPVQFYNEHVKPYFNMEDKICLVNDPRPQNPYNRLYTVEYLGNMAGGRKTLYNNQPVDVLKKLAAASIKDGEAVWFGCDVAKHFYGKLGINDVNIFNHELVFGVSVKNMNKAERLIFGESMMTHAMVLTAVTEKDGQEEAFEKWRVENSWGEDRGNKGYLIMTDDWFSEYVYEVVVDKKHVPEDILAVMQQEPIVLPAWDPMGALAK